In the genome of Oxalobacter aliiformigenes, one region contains:
- a CDS encoding EFR1 family ferrodoxin (N-terminal region resembles flavodoxins. C-terminal ferrodoxin region binds two 4Fe-4S clusters.): MQFRETELVYFSATGTTRKIIETIGSVLPGRKNAHNLLLKPIKDDFPITADRLTVAAMPVYNGRLPDYCTQSLIHLKGNDTPAIAVVVYGNREYDDALLELKTILEKNGFFVVGAAAFVARHSIFPQVATDRPDTNDLALVRDFTRKCTEKLDSLSAPEEFVPFEVKGNFPYKEAKPVPMKPSSGEDCNLCGTCAQICPVGAISVTETETRTDEGLCISCGACINACPSESRQYRGADYEKFKGKFIERFSRRKEPELFF, encoded by the coding sequence ATGCAGTTTAGAGAAACCGAACTCGTTTATTTCAGTGCAACAGGCACGACAAGAAAAATAATCGAAACCATTGGCAGTGTATTGCCCGGTCGCAAAAACGCTCACAATCTCTTGCTGAAGCCGATCAAGGATGATTTTCCGATCACCGCCGATCGTTTGACCGTCGCGGCAATGCCCGTTTACAACGGAAGGCTTCCCGATTACTGCACCCAAAGCCTGATACACTTGAAAGGAAACGATACTCCAGCCATAGCTGTTGTCGTTTACGGCAACCGTGAATATGACGACGCACTGCTGGAACTGAAAACCATTCTGGAAAAAAACGGTTTTTTTGTTGTTGGTGCCGCCGCTTTCGTGGCACGTCATTCCATATTCCCGCAAGTCGCGACAGACCGTCCCGACACAAATGATCTGGCACTCGTCAGGGACTTTACCAGGAAATGTACCGAAAAACTCGATTCACTGTCCGCACCGGAAGAATTTGTCCCGTTTGAAGTAAAAGGCAACTTTCCCTACAAGGAAGCCAAACCGGTACCGATGAAACCTTCGTCAGGCGAAGATTGCAATCTCTGCGGAACATGCGCCCAGATTTGTCCGGTTGGCGCCATTTCCGTTACAGAAACCGAAACCAGAACAGATGAAGGATTGTGCATTTCATGCGGTGCCTGCATTAACGCATGCCCAAGCGAATCAAGACAATACAGAGGTGCCGATTACGAAAAATTCAAGGGGAAATTCATTGAACGCTTCAGCCGAAGAAAAGAACCCGAACTGTTTTTCTGA
- a CDS encoding MarR family winged helix-turn-helix transcriptional regulator: MQIISEMDAYDRKRMKLMMSLTQTSKAYKAMADRRVSGFGLSQAMALPAVMISRMGNHVRLSDVAELLDLAPSSLVRIMDQLIEAGLLVRVEDESDRRAKILTLTDEGLKRVDLIEQAFSPFRRELLKDVTEEDIDACQRVFDALGGAIRKYDDSRET; encoded by the coding sequence ATGCAAATTATATCCGAAATGGATGCTTACGATCGCAAGAGAATGAAATTGATGATGTCGCTGACACAGACATCGAAGGCATACAAGGCGATGGCCGACAGGCGTGTGTCTGGTTTTGGGCTTTCACAGGCTATGGCATTGCCGGCTGTCATGATCAGCCGCATGGGTAATCATGTGCGTTTAAGTGATGTCGCCGAATTGCTGGATCTGGCACCCTCCTCTCTGGTCAGGATAATGGATCAGCTGATTGAGGCGGGATTGCTGGTGAGAGTTGAGGATGAAAGCGACAGAAGGGCGAAAATTCTGACGTTGACCGATGAAGGGTTGAAAAGGGTTGATTTGATTGAACAGGCTTTTTCACCGTTTCGCCGTGAATTGTTGAAAGATGTGACAGAAGAAGACATTGATGCCTGCCAACGGGTTTTCGATGCATTGGGGGGCGCGATCAGAAAATATGACGATTCACGGGAAACCTGA
- a CDS encoding 5-formyltetrahydrofolate cyclo-ligase, giving the protein MSLPPDPDFKHSEQSVSAGFKKTLRKTLLDIRKNMTADEHVRFDHEIGRQVSLYLRSRMFKTIGVYLPIRNEPDLLELYEELSAKMHLSLPVTIDKDQPLQFVRWKPGDPLVKGDYNVSIPAMREPVDMPEVLLIPCVGYTVNRFRLGYGGGFFDRTLAEHPDTHTIGIAYSCLLTDFPTEENDIPLRCIITETGIML; this is encoded by the coding sequence ATGAGTTTACCACCAGACCCTGATTTCAAGCACAGTGAACAGTCCGTATCGGCCGGATTCAAAAAAACATTGCGGAAAACACTTCTCGACATCCGAAAAAACATGACGGCCGACGAGCATGTCCGTTTCGATCATGAAATAGGCAGACAAGTTTCACTTTATCTTCGTTCCAGAATGTTCAAAACAATAGGTGTCTATCTTCCTATCCGGAATGAACCGGATTTGCTGGAGTTATACGAAGAACTGTCTGCCAAAATGCATTTATCCCTGCCTGTCACCATCGACAAAGACCAGCCGCTGCAATTCGTCAGATGGAAACCCGGCGACCCGCTTGTCAAAGGAGACTATAATGTTTCCATTCCCGCAATGCGGGAACCTGTCGATATGCCTGAAGTCTTGCTGATTCCCTGTGTCGGTTATACGGTCAACCGTTTCCGGCTGGGATATGGCGGAGGGTTCTTCGACAGAACGCTGGCGGAACACCCCGATACCCATACCATCGGGATCGCCTACTCCTGCCTTTTAACGGATTTTCCAACCGAAGAAAACGATATTCCTCTTCGATGCATTATTACGGAAACAGGAATTATGCTTTAA
- the ettA gene encoding energy-dependent translational throttle protein EttA, whose protein sequence is MAQYVFTMNRVGKVVPPKRQILKDISLSFFPGAKIGVLGLNGAGKSTLLKIMAGIDNEIQGEAIPMPGIKIGYMPQEPELDPEQTVREAVESGLGEIIEAQKKLDAVYAAYAEPDADFDALATEQARLEAIIAAADGGKTEQQMEMAADALRLPPWDSKIKILSGGEKRRVALCRLLLSKPDMLLLDEPTNHLDAESVEWLEQFLHRFPGTVVAITHDRYFLDNAAEWILELDRGQGIPWKGNYSSWLDQKNLRLKQEEQKESARQKTIAKELEWVRQNPKGRQAKSKARLARFNELSEYEYQKRNETQEIFIPVAERLGNDVIEFRHVSKSFGDRLLIDDLSFIIPAGAIVGVIGPNGAGKSTLFKMIAGQEQPDQGEILIGKTVRLSLVDQSREALDNDKTVFEDISEGTDLISVGRFEMNARAYLGRFNFKGSDQQKKVGNLSGGERGRLHLAKTLMKGGNVLLLDEPSNDLDVETLRALEDALLEFAGSVIVISHDRWFLDRIATHILAFEGNSQVTFFEGNYQEYEADKRKRLGEEGAKPKRLRYKPVTR, encoded by the coding sequence ATGGCTCAATATGTTTTCACAATGAACCGTGTCGGCAAAGTGGTACCGCCGAAACGTCAAATCCTGAAAGACATTTCGCTCTCCTTTTTCCCGGGCGCGAAGATCGGTGTCCTCGGTCTGAATGGGGCCGGCAAATCGACCCTTTTGAAAATCATGGCCGGTATCGACAACGAAATCCAGGGAGAAGCGATACCGATGCCGGGTATCAAAATCGGGTATATGCCACAGGAACCCGAACTTGACCCGGAGCAGACCGTACGTGAAGCCGTTGAATCCGGTTTGGGGGAAATCATCGAGGCCCAGAAAAAGCTGGACGCCGTATACGCCGCTTACGCCGAACCCGATGCTGATTTCGACGCACTGGCGACAGAGCAGGCCCGACTTGAAGCGATCATTGCAGCTGCCGACGGAGGGAAAACGGAACAGCAGATGGAAATGGCTGCCGATGCTTTGCGCCTTCCTCCGTGGGATTCAAAAATCAAGATACTGTCGGGAGGTGAAAAACGGCGTGTCGCTCTGTGTCGGTTGTTGTTATCCAAACCCGACATGCTGTTGCTTGATGAACCGACCAATCATCTCGATGCAGAATCGGTGGAATGGCTCGAACAGTTTCTGCATCGTTTCCCAGGAACAGTCGTTGCAATCACCCACGACCGTTACTTTCTCGACAATGCAGCCGAATGGATCCTGGAACTGGACAGGGGGCAGGGTATTCCCTGGAAGGGCAATTACAGTTCATGGCTTGACCAGAAAAACCTGCGTTTGAAACAGGAAGAACAAAAAGAATCTGCCCGCCAGAAAACCATCGCCAAGGAACTGGAATGGGTCAGACAAAATCCCAAGGGAAGACAGGCAAAAAGCAAGGCCCGGCTCGCCCGCTTCAATGAATTGTCCGAATACGAATATCAGAAACGGAATGAAACCCAGGAAATTTTCATTCCCGTCGCAGAAAGACTGGGAAACGATGTCATTGAATTCCGTCACGTCAGCAAAAGTTTTGGCGACCGTCTGCTAATCGACGATTTGAGTTTCATTATCCCGGCCGGTGCAATTGTCGGAGTCATCGGCCCGAACGGAGCCGGCAAATCCACCTTGTTCAAAATGATCGCCGGACAAGAGCAACCAGACCAGGGTGAAATCCTGATCGGAAAAACGGTCCGGTTGTCACTTGTCGATCAGTCGAGAGAAGCTCTCGACAACGACAAAACCGTATTTGAAGACATCAGCGAAGGTACGGATCTGATCTCTGTCGGCCGCTTTGAAATGAATGCCCGCGCGTACCTGGGCCGTTTCAATTTCAAGGGAAGCGATCAGCAAAAAAAAGTCGGCAATCTCTCCGGAGGCGAACGGGGACGTCTTCATCTGGCAAAAACATTGATGAAAGGCGGCAATGTCCTGTTATTGGATGAACCTTCCAATGACCTTGATGTCGAAACATTGCGCGCACTGGAAGACGCCCTTCTGGAATTCGCCGGCAGTGTCATCGTTATTTCCCATGACCGGTGGTTCCTTGACCGTATCGCGACACATATTCTTGCCTTTGAAGGAAACTCGCAAGTCACTTTCTTCGAAGGCAATTATCAGGAATATGAAGCAGACAAACGCAAACGGCTGGGAGAAGAAGGCGCCAAACCGAAACGATTACGCTACAAACCGGTAACACGTTGA
- the rsmI gene encoding 16S rRNA (cytidine(1402)-2'-O)-methyltransferase, translating into MESLSHQTIPDSTLYVIGTPIGNMGDISLRALHILGLVDAVACEDTRVTRNLLSFYGLSKELISAHQHNEREIAAKLIDRLRNGDRIALVSDAGTPAVSDPGAKIVDTVRQSGLNVIPIPGPSAAITALSASGFPDKHFLFVGFLPTRAVQRREFLLNLKNVNATLVIYEAPHRIRETLKTLADVFEPSRQILIAREITKLFEEIHRCPLFESTAWLEQNPDHQKGEFVLLVEGTTTSAQTDLQAQHVLSVLLEELPVSSAASLAARITGIKKKKLYEMALQLKDSES; encoded by the coding sequence ATGGAATCACTGTCACACCAAACCATTCCCGATTCGACATTATATGTGATCGGTACACCAATCGGTAATATGGGTGATATCAGTCTGAGAGCTCTGCATATTCTTGGACTGGTTGATGCGGTTGCCTGTGAAGATACACGTGTTACAAGAAATCTGCTTTCTTTTTACGGCTTGAGCAAGGAACTGATCAGTGCACATCAACACAACGAACGTGAAATAGCGGCCAAGCTGATCGACCGGCTGCGAAATGGTGATCGCATTGCACTTGTATCGGATGCCGGCACGCCAGCCGTATCCGATCCCGGAGCAAAAATCGTCGACACCGTACGCCAGTCGGGTTTAAATGTCATTCCCATTCCGGGACCGTCTGCCGCCATTACAGCGCTTTCAGCAAGCGGTTTTCCGGACAAGCATTTTCTGTTCGTCGGATTTCTGCCGACCCGGGCCGTTCAACGCCGGGAGTTTCTGCTGAATCTGAAAAATGTCAACGCAACTCTCGTTATTTACGAAGCTCCGCACCGCATCAGGGAAACCCTCAAAACGCTGGCCGATGTTTTCGAACCCTCCAGACAAATTCTCATTGCACGCGAAATCACAAAACTGTTTGAGGAAATTCACCGATGTCCCCTCTTTGAATCCACAGCCTGGCTGGAACAAAATCCGGACCATCAAAAAGGCGAATTCGTTTTGCTCGTAGAAGGAACCACGACATCGGCTCAAACGGACTTGCAGGCGCAACATGTCCTATCCGTCCTGCTTGAAGAACTCCCGGTCAGCTCCGCTGCCAGTCTGGCTGCCAGAATAACCGGAATCAAAAAGAAAAAACTTTACGAAATGGCATTACAGCTTAAAGATAGCGAATCCTGA
- a CDS encoding potassium transporter Kup, producing the protein MAAMTIAAIGIVYGDIGTSPLYTMKAVFIEEHGLALIPENIIGIISLIIWGLIIVVGLKYVYMMLKADNRGEGGILALVALAHNSLPEKSRWHMPLLTMGVFGAALFYGDSVITPAISVLSATEGLEVATPFFKPYIVPIAIVILVVLYAIQSTGTAGIGKWVGPLMIIWFLSLAVMGIVNIIEAPQILVALNPLNAWQFVHNNATVAFIALGAIVLAFTGAEALYADMGHFGSSPIRRAWFMLIFPALSLNYLGQGGLLLSNPAAISNPFFQQLGSWSIYPLVFISTIAVIVASQATISGAFSITRQAIGLGLLPRMKIVHTSASEIGQIYIPTVNWLQMTAVLLAIIGFGSSDNLAGAYGIAVTGTMAITTVLLFFVMYYHWKQNLFASLVVSFCFFVVDIFLFSSNVLKITSGGWFPLALGVLLYVLMLTWRRGRKLVGASQKRHAIPLDSFLQSLFFAPPQRVKGTAVFLRGENDGVPQALLHNLSHNKVLHERVFFLTIHTREVPWVPRWERVRIHDLGHQCYQIDVYYGFKNEPDIPKVLELCREHGYSFDMMSTSFFVSRQTLIPSPKSGMVKWREHLFIWISRNARSAADYYQIPTNRVIELGARVEI; encoded by the coding sequence ATGGCTGCGATGACGATTGCTGCGATCGGCATCGTCTATGGCGATATAGGAACCAGCCCGTTGTATACGATGAAAGCGGTATTCATTGAGGAACATGGACTTGCCCTGATACCGGAAAACATCATTGGCATCATTTCACTGATTATCTGGGGGCTGATCATTGTCGTCGGGCTCAAATATGTCTACATGATGCTTAAGGCGGATAATCGTGGTGAAGGTGGGATCCTGGCTCTGGTCGCGCTGGCTCATAATTCGTTGCCGGAAAAATCCAGATGGCACATGCCTTTATTGACGATGGGGGTATTCGGTGCCGCACTGTTTTATGGTGACAGTGTCATTACGCCAGCCATATCGGTTCTTTCGGCAACAGAAGGTCTTGAAGTGGCTACACCATTTTTCAAACCCTATATTGTACCGATTGCCATTGTCATTCTGGTCGTGCTCTATGCCATTCAGTCGACCGGTACGGCAGGGATCGGGAAATGGGTCGGCCCCCTGATGATTATCTGGTTTCTGTCGCTGGCGGTAATGGGGATTGTCAATATTATTGAAGCGCCGCAAATTCTGGTTGCGTTGAACCCGCTAAATGCCTGGCAGTTCGTTCATAATAATGCCACGGTCGCTTTTATCGCACTGGGTGCTATCGTACTGGCTTTTACCGGAGCGGAAGCCCTGTATGCGGATATGGGACATTTTGGTTCCAGCCCGATCCGGCGTGCCTGGTTTATGCTGATTTTTCCCGCCTTGTCTCTGAATTATCTGGGGCAGGGCGGTTTGTTGCTTTCGAATCCCGCAGCCATTTCCAATCCGTTTTTCCAGCAGCTTGGCTCGTGGAGTATTTATCCTCTTGTTTTTATCTCGACCATCGCTGTCATTGTCGCTTCCCAGGCCACCATTTCCGGGGCTTTTTCGATCACACGTCAGGCCATTGGTCTGGGACTTCTTCCCCGAATGAAAATCGTGCATACCTCGGCATCTGAAATCGGGCAGATATATATACCGACAGTCAACTGGCTCCAGATGACAGCTGTCCTACTTGCGATTATCGGTTTCGGTTCATCGGACAATCTGGCCGGTGCTTACGGTATTGCAGTGACCGGTACAATGGCTATTACAACCGTGCTCCTGTTTTTTGTCATGTATTACCACTGGAAGCAAAATTTGTTTGCCTCTTTGGTGGTATCGTTTTGCTTTTTTGTAGTCGATATTTTCCTGTTCTCTTCCAATGTGCTGAAAATCACGAGCGGTGGGTGGTTCCCATTGGCTTTGGGGGTTTTGCTTTATGTATTGATGCTGACGTGGAGAAGAGGGAGAAAGCTGGTCGGGGCGAGCCAGAAAAGACATGCCATTCCGCTGGATTCTTTTTTGCAGTCTCTGTTTTTCGCTCCGCCACAACGAGTCAAGGGAACGGCGGTTTTCCTGCGTGGTGAAAATGACGGGGTTCCGCAAGCGCTGCTGCACAATCTGTCACATAATAAAGTGCTCCATGAAAGGGTGTTTTTTCTGACGATACATACCCGGGAAGTGCCATGGGTTCCCCGTTGGGAGCGGGTCAGGATCCATGATCTTGGCCATCAGTGTTATCAGATAGATGTCTATTATGGTTTCAAAAATGAACCGGATATTCCGAAAGTACTCGAACTTTGCAGGGAACATGGTTACAGTTTTGACATGATGTCCACGTCATTTTTTGTGTCAAGACAGACATTGATACCGTCTCCCAAGTCAGGAATGGTCAAATGGCGCGAACATCTCTTTATCTGGATTTCCAGAAATGCGCGCAGTGCCGCGGACTATTACCAGATCCCGACAAACCGGGTGATTGAACTGGGAGCCAGAGTCGAAATTTAA
- a CDS encoding BON domain-containing protein, translating into MNKKNSSGSIWKHRLAVLVVGSAMLCALPSCVPVMMASGAVSGSMAATDRRTLGAQTEDKIILLKGENTASNLVGEKGHVNVTSFNRKVLLTGEVQNEAMKQAVGNAIAQIENVEAVVNELVIAAPSSLTSRSSDTLITGKVAASFVDDKQLFSQSLKTVTERGTVYLMGRVTEQEGNRAARVASGVSGVQRVVKVFDYISDQELQRLSTLSAPRNTDSNSTGAGDEQYAQ; encoded by the coding sequence ATGAATAAAAAGAATTCATCAGGGAGTATCTGGAAACATCGTCTGGCTGTCCTGGTTGTCGGAAGTGCCATGTTGTGTGCACTTCCTTCTTGTGTTCCGGTTATGATGGCCAGCGGGGCTGTCAGCGGTTCGATGGCCGCAACGGACAGACGCACACTGGGTGCCCAAACTGAAGATAAAATCATTCTGCTCAAGGGAGAAAATACCGCTTCCAATCTGGTGGGCGAGAAAGGCCATGTCAATGTGACCAGTTTCAATCGCAAGGTTCTGTTGACAGGAGAAGTCCAGAATGAAGCGATGAAACAGGCTGTGGGAAATGCCATTGCCCAGATTGAAAATGTCGAGGCTGTGGTCAATGAGCTGGTTATTGCCGCTCCGTCGAGTTTGACATCCCGATCAAGCGATACCCTGATTACCGGTAAGGTCGCCGCCAGTTTTGTGGATGACAAGCAATTGTTTTCCCAATCGTTGAAAACGGTAACGGAGCGTGGTACGGTCTATCTGATGGGACGGGTGACGGAACAGGAAGGTAACCGGGCAGCAAGGGTGGCAAGTGGCGTCAGTGGCGTACAGCGTGTCGTGAAGGTATTTGATTATATTTCCGATCAGGAACTTCAGCGCCTGTCTACCTTGTCTGCGCCAAGAAATACGGATTCGAACAGTACGGGTGCAGGGGATGAACAGTATGCCCAATAG
- the waaC gene encoding lipopolysaccharide heptosyltransferase I — translation MRILIVRVSSLGDVVHNLPVLADIHRHFPDAVIDWVVEEPYVGLVKQNRYVNEVIPFALRRWRKNIFSSATRKEFRKFLNRLKQNAYDYVFDTQGLIKTGVIMGFARTVEHGKKIGLAHKTDGSGYEPLSRIFHDESISVEKHIHVVTRGREVVAKALGYTIDPVPDFGLLTPALTPEWLPERPYAVFFHGTSRDSKKWPRKNWVDIGHILTENGLCILLPWGSAKEKEEAESLAAAIPGSRILPRLSITDTVTLTGKAAFIVGVDTGLSHLAAAFDKPTVQIYCNIPRWRTCADWSDNIISLGGEHEIPTLHEVKAAVQKLLLHASK, via the coding sequence ATGCGTATTCTTATCGTTCGTGTTTCATCTCTGGGTGATGTCGTTCACAATCTGCCCGTCCTGGCCGATATCCACCGGCATTTTCCGGATGCGGTTATTGACTGGGTTGTTGAAGAACCCTACGTCGGACTTGTGAAACAGAACAGATACGTCAATGAAGTCATTCCCTTTGCCCTGAGACGATGGAGAAAAAACATTTTTTCATCGGCGACCCGAAAAGAATTCAGGAAATTCCTGAACCGTCTGAAGCAAAATGCCTACGATTATGTATTCGATACCCAGGGCCTGATCAAAACCGGAGTGATCATGGGATTCGCACGGACTGTGGAACACGGCAAAAAAATCGGGCTTGCCCACAAGACAGATGGTTCGGGATACGAACCCTTGTCACGCATTTTCCATGACGAAAGCATATCGGTAGAAAAACACATCCATGTCGTTACAAGAGGCCGGGAGGTTGTTGCCAAGGCACTTGGCTATACCATTGATCCGGTTCCCGATTTTGGCCTTCTCACTCCTGCTCTCACACCGGAATGGTTACCTGAACGGCCTTATGCTGTCTTTTTTCACGGGACATCGCGCGATTCAAAAAAATGGCCCCGAAAAAACTGGGTCGATATCGGACATATCCTGACGGAAAACGGACTCTGCATCTTGTTGCCCTGGGGATCTGCAAAAGAAAAGGAAGAAGCCGAATCGCTTGCCGCTGCCATTCCCGGTTCGCGAATTCTGCCACGGCTATCCATAACGGATACTGTCACCTTAACCGGCAAAGCGGCTTTTATCGTCGGTGTCGACACCGGACTGTCCCATCTTGCAGCGGCCTTCGACAAACCGACTGTCCAGATCTACTGCAATATTCCACGATGGCGTACCTGTGCTGACTGGTCAGACAATATCATCAGTCTTGGCGGAGAACATGAAATACCGACATTACATGAGGTGAAAGCGGCCGTACAGAAACTGCTGCTGCATGCAAGCAAATAG
- a CDS encoding YraN family protein — translation MHAEKQNIGYKAEEKALSFLAERGLKVVERNFRCRFGEIDLIMLEGEVLVFIEVRKRKNRVFGGAAASVSPAKQQRLVRTAKFYLLGCARIPVCRFDVVAFDGTECQWLKNVIEVH, via the coding sequence ATGCATGCTGAAAAACAAAATATCGGTTATAAAGCTGAGGAAAAAGCGTTATCCTTTCTGGCTGAAAGAGGATTGAAGGTCGTGGAGCGGAATTTTCGATGCCGCTTCGGAGAAATCGATTTGATTATGCTGGAGGGAGAGGTACTTGTCTTTATAGAAGTACGTAAAAGGAAGAATCGTGTTTTCGGGGGAGCTGCTGCCAGTGTTTCTCCAGCCAAGCAGCAGAGGCTGGTCCGGACCGCCAAGTTCTATCTGCTCGGTTGCGCTCGTATTCCGGTATGTCGTTTCGACGTCGTGGCTTTCGATGGCACCGAATGTCAATGGCTGAAAAATGTTATTGAAGTTCATTAG
- a CDS encoding lytic transglycosylase domain-containing protein encodes MFARFRNLLLLVLAFAVFPYAEASRDLTTTTAQDESFRQLRDAARKEDAARATRLADSLKDYPVPSYVDYYLLKSDLRNASEEEVDTYLSRYKGSAIADRLRNDWLLIQGRNGNWASFDKHYPFFVLNDDTQVKCYALMSRADKGLNVSKDARTLLVKPRKYGEACYALVSDLFSRKQFVEDDIWFQSRLASENNLTALAIRFATLSGVSKAEVSKAMEIPASVLDQGTGTSRSSHEVYLLALGRLAKKDPTLAAQYLDEASSSLSRKEQATGWSAIALVASVALSPDALEYWKKASVSPADISPYAHEWKVRAALRKQNWRLVHEWINQMPVSLQKDPAWIYWKGRALVALEQREQAHKLFSSIADQYHFYGQLAQEELGRKISVNGNRKTFSEAEIAAMSSNPGFQLAQKFFKMNWRFEGIREWNWQLRKMDEHQLLAAAEYAGKINMLDRMVNTSDRTRDEVDFTQRFPAPFKETVRAATEQLGLDMAWTYGLVRQESRFVMNAQSSVGASGLMQVMPATAKYVARKIGLSEYRPGKINSLETNILLGTNYLNMVLNDLEGSQVLATAAYNAGPRRPKNWKTTLSRTVDGAIFAETIPFSETRDYVKNVMSNATYYAALFEGKPQSLKKRLGVVTP; translated from the coding sequence ATGTTTGCACGATTCAGGAATTTGCTGCTGCTTGTCTTGGCGTTTGCTGTTTTTCCATATGCTGAAGCCTCTCGGGATTTGACGACGACAACGGCCCAGGACGAATCTTTCCGGCAACTTAGAGATGCCGCACGTAAAGAAGATGCCGCACGTGCAACCCGGTTGGCCGACAGTCTGAAAGATTATCCGGTTCCTTCTTATGTCGACTATTATCTTCTCAAATCCGATTTGCGCAATGCCAGTGAGGAGGAAGTAGATACCTACTTGTCCAGGTACAAAGGAAGCGCGATTGCCGATCGTTTGAGGAATGACTGGCTGCTCATACAGGGACGCAATGGAAACTGGGCCAGTTTTGACAAACATTATCCGTTTTTCGTATTGAATGACGATACGCAGGTCAAATGCTATGCTCTGATGTCCAGGGCAGACAAGGGATTGAATGTCTCGAAAGACGCGCGCACGCTTCTCGTCAAACCCAGAAAATACGGTGAAGCCTGTTATGCACTGGTTTCCGATCTTTTCAGCAGAAAGCAGTTTGTCGAGGACGATATCTGGTTTCAAAGCAGGCTGGCTTCGGAGAATAATCTGACGGCCTTGGCGATCCGTTTCGCTACCCTGTCCGGCGTATCCAAAGCGGAAGTTTCGAAAGCGATGGAAATACCGGCCTCTGTTCTGGATCAGGGAACCGGAACAAGCCGGTCTTCACATGAAGTGTATTTGCTGGCGTTAGGCAGGCTGGCCAAAAAAGACCCGACACTGGCGGCGCAGTATCTGGACGAGGCTTCATCTTCGCTCAGCCGGAAAGAACAGGCGACCGGCTGGTCGGCAATTGCTCTTGTGGCTTCCGTCGCGTTGTCTCCGGATGCTTTGGAATACTGGAAGAAGGCATCTGTTTCTCCAGCCGATATTTCACCTTATGCCCATGAATGGAAAGTCAGGGCGGCATTGCGCAAACAGAATTGGCGTCTGGTTCATGAATGGATCAATCAAATGCCTGTTTCTCTGCAAAAAGATCCGGCATGGATTTACTGGAAGGGGCGGGCGCTTGTCGCACTGGAACAGAGGGAACAGGCACACAAGCTGTTTTCGTCCATTGCCGACCAATATCACTTTTACGGGCAGCTGGCTCAGGAAGAATTGGGCAGAAAGATCAGTGTCAACGGGAACCGGAAGACTTTTTCCGAGGCGGAAATCGCTGCCATGTCCAGTAACCCGGGTTTTCAGCTGGCGCAGAAATTTTTTAAAATGAACTGGCGTTTCGAAGGTATCCGGGAATGGAACTGGCAATTGCGTAAAATGGACGAGCATCAGCTGCTGGCGGCTGCCGAGTATGCCGGAAAAATAAACATGCTGGACCGGATGGTCAATACGTCGGACAGGACTCGGGACGAAGTGGATTTCACCCAACGTTTTCCGGCACCTTTCAAGGAAACTGTCCGGGCGGCGACGGAACAGTTGGGGCTGGATATGGCGTGGACTTATGGACTGGTCAGGCAGGAATCCCGTTTTGTCATGAACGCACAATCTTCCGTCGGTGCATCCGGTTTGATGCAGGTCATGCCCGCTACGGCAAAATACGTCGCCCGTAAAATCGGATTGAGTGAATACCGTCCGGGAAAAATCAACAGCCTTGAAACCAATATTTTACTGGGGACCAATTACCTGAATATGGTATTGAATGATCTGGAAGGTTCCCAGGTACTGGCTACGGCTGCTTACAACGCCGGTCCCCGGAGACCGAAAAACTGGAAGACGACATTGTCGAGGACGGTTGACGGCGCGATATTCGCGGAAACGATTCCTTTTTCCGAGACACGCGATTATGTCAAGAATGTGATGTCCAATGCGACTTATTATGCCGCGTTATTTGAAGGAAAGCCCCAGTCCCTGAAAAAGCGGCTGGGTGTCGTCACTCCGTGA